In Erigeron canadensis isolate Cc75 chromosome 6, C_canadensis_v1, whole genome shotgun sequence, the following are encoded in one genomic region:
- the LOC122604598 gene encoding uncharacterized protein LOC122604598, protein MDPSLVTERGLLCDRMIEQVEEKEQYPWIAVPDDLMEKIASRVAELSEEEKADPKSHPLEAGPRYQTKESKGNENLVTNETTSGSPWSEENSSKFILRKNGYIIKDKLVIPPNPLPETFLFSGETMSRIVLRKLGYTFTDEITPEETDIHEDNNFV, encoded by the exons ATGGATCCTTCTTTGGTAACCGAGAGGGGACTTCTTTGCGACCGA aTGATTGAACAAGTTGAAGAAAAAGAGCAATATCCATGGATTGCAGTACCTGATGACTTGATGGAGAAAATTGCATCACGTGTTGCTGAGTTGAGCGAAGAAGAAAAAGCAGATCCTAAG AGTCATCCGTTAGAAGCAGGGCCCAGATACCAAACGAAGGAAAGTAAAGGAAACGAAAATCTAGTTACAAACGAAACGACGTCGGGCAGCCCATGGTCAGAAGAAAACTCCAGCAAATTCATCTTGAGGAAGAACGGCTACATAATTAAAGACAAGCTGGTAATCCCACCAAATCCATTACCGGAAACATTTCTGTTTTCTGGTGAAACAATGAGCAGAATTGTGCTGAGGAAATTGGGCTATACATTCACCGATGAAATCACACCAGAAGAAACTGATATACATGAGGATAACAACTTTGTATAG
- the LOC122603195 gene encoding mechanosensitive ion channel protein 2, chloroplastic-like, which translates to MTAMTGSLNYSPKWGIYKNQSYHKQLENVMCTRQDLIRSHKLHFLPASLSSVVSRQDILSVKLSVRLHQPLNCASNRFSQFKCSCSVNTAQAFGTSAMKNAALALSSALQRKPIILKLLPAVGIIVFAVWGLGPLMRRSRNIFLHKSDGSWGKSSTHYVMTSYLQPLLLWTGAILICRALDPIVLPSEASQLVKNRLLTFVKSLSTVLALAFCLSSAIQQAQNFFMETTDATTTRNMGFQFAGKAVYTAVWVAAVSLFMELLGFSTQKWLTAGGLGTVLLTLAGREIFTNFLSSVMIHATRPFIVNEWIKAKIEGYEVSGTVEHVGWWSPTIIRGEDREAIHIPNHKFTMNVVRNMTQKTHWRIKTHLAISHLDVNKINSIVADMRKVLAKNPQVEQQRLHRRVFLENVDPENQALMILVSCFVKTSHHEEYLCVKEAILLDLLRVISHHRARLATPIRTVQKVYNDSDLDGFPFADSVFTRGRAPTNRPLLLIEPNYKVNGEEKSKGQNSKKSTSKAEGKSVVAPSESKSKDASTSDVKTVDKVTSDAKDGVMKDKKSTSDATGRDINVDAASSDGKPSNKAVESANVTVTEQKTSRPAIEENLILGVALDGSKRTLPIEEGMDTSASPEVKELSKSASGKGSTSSEKDKKEGNTHSSTSTDKK; encoded by the exons ATGACGGCTATGACTGGTTCTTTGAATTATTCTCCGAAATGGGGAATTTACAAGAACCAGAGCTACCATAAGCAGTTAGag AATGTCATGTGTACTCGACAGGATTTGATTAGAAGTCACAAGTTACATTTTTTACCTGCCAGTCTTTCATCCGTTGTTTCG CGACAAGATATATTGAGTGTCAAGCTTTCGGTTCGACTGCATCAACCGTTGAACTGTGCTTCTAATAGATTTAGTCAGTTTAAATGCAGTTGTTCTGTAAATACGGCCCAAGCGTTTGGGACTTCTGCGATGAAGAATGCTGCTCTTGCCTTGTCAAG TGCTTTGCAACGTAAACCTATTATACTAAAGCTACTTCCAGCGGTGGGCATTATTGTGTTTGCTGTGTGGGGTCTTGGGCCACTAATGCGCCGAAGCAGAAACATATTTCTTCAT AAAAGTGACGGGAGTTGGGGAAAGAGTAGTACACATTATGTTATGACATCTTATCTTCAGCCTTTGTTGCTATGGACAGGAGCAATACTTATCTGCAG AGCATTGGATCCAATTGTTTTGCCGTCAGAAGCTAGCCAGCTTGTTAAAAACCGGCTTTTGACTTTCGTGAAGTCATTATCGACTGTGCTTGCACTTGCTTTCTGTTTATCCAG TGCAATTCAACAAGCACAAAACTTTTTCATGGAGACAACTGATGCTACTACAACAAgaaat ATGGGATTCCAATTTGCTGGCAAAGCTGTTTATACTGCAGTATGGGTTGCTGCTGTATCACTATTTATGGAGTTGTTAGGTTTTTCAACCCAGAAATGGCTCACTGCAGGAGGTCTTGGGACAGTCTTGCTGACTCTTGCTGGTCGTGAG ATATTCACAAATTTTCTGTCAAGTGTTATGATTCATGCAACACGTCCATTTATCGTCAATGAGTGGATCAAAGCAAAAATTGAAGGCTATGAAGTTTCAGGAACTGTAGAG CATGTTGGGTGGTGGTCACCTACAATTATAAGGGGCGAAGATCGTGAAGCTATCCATATTCCAAATCACAAGTTTACAATGAATGTGGTGAGAAATATGACTCAGAAGACTCATTGGCGTATCAAAACACACCTAGCTATCAGCCATCTAGATGTCAATAAGATCAAT AGTATTGTAGCTGATATGCGAAAAGTTTTGGCAAAGAATCCACAAGTAGAACAACAGAGACTGCATAGAAGGGTTTTCCTTGAAAATGTTGATCCTGAAAACCAGGCCCTTATG ATACTGGTGTCATGCTTTGTGAAAACTTCACATCATGAGGAGTACTTGTGTGTAAAG GAAGCTATCTTGTTGGATCTTTTGAGAGTGATTAGTCACCACAGGGCTCGACTTGCAACTCCCATCCGGACAGTTCAGAAGGTGTATAATGACTCTGACTTGGATGGCTTCCCCTTTGCAGATTCTGTCTTCACTCGTGGTAGAGCACCTACGAATCGTCCCTTGCTATTAATTGAACCTAATTATAAAGTCAACGGAGAAGAAAAGTCAAAAGGTCAAAATAGCAAGAAGTCAACTAGCAAGGCTGAAGGGAAGAGCGTTGTTGCTCCGTCTGAATCTAAAAGCAAAGATGCTTCAACATCTGATGTCAAAACCGTTGATAAAGTAACTTCTGATGCAAAAGACGGTGTCATGAAGGATAAGAAGTCAACTTCTGACGCCACTGGAAGAGATATAAATGTGGATGCAGCTTCATCTGATGGAAAACCGAGCAACAAAGCTGTTGAAAGTGCAAATGTGACCGTAACAGAACAAAAGACATCACGACCTGCAATTGAAGAAAACTTAATTCTTGGTGTCGCTTTAGATGGTTCAAAAAGGACTCTTCCTATAGAAGAAGGGATGGATACTTCTGCTTCGCCTGAAGTGAAGGAACTGAGTAAAAGCGCAAGTGGGAAAGGGTCCACATCATCAGAAAAGGataaaaaagaaggaaatacTCATAGCTCCACAAGTACCGATAAGAAGTAA